The sequence below is a genomic window from Glycine max cultivar Williams 82 chromosome 20, Glycine_max_v4.0, whole genome shotgun sequence.
ttatttataaattaaaatcagttTCACCTTTTTCgaatccaaaatataatttctttgtGATATACAAGATTTTTTACATACAActtttattcataattaatttactaatttataaaattcttttttaattcaattcctaaaaatacataaaattatttattatctttattactcaaaaagtaaataataatatattcaaaacttaaaattcATAACCTGAagcatatttatattatattaaatactcaCTAAGTCTCTTgacaattaattaatcatacatTAAAACCTAAAAGAATGCATTGCACTAATTAACTAGTTGCGTTGAAAGGCATTTACTTAAAATTGTGTTTTAATTACTCCAAGGTttagagatatttttttataacttatgaatataattgaataaaacAAATCGGGAgcttatctaaaataaaataaaaacaattgatCATTAGCATTGTTGAATTTCTcccatcaatatatatataataagaactGCACAACCCCAATCGTTCGGTGGTTTGGCTAGGTCATAGGCAACAGAGTCATTTccataccaaaacaaaaaaggctTGCTCGTTATTAATATGTGaggtccttttctttttcaatattcTAGTAATGCATTCACATTGTATTTTATTAATACAAAATGTCTACGGAAAGGAGCTATTTTGTGAATAACACAAGTGAATAAAAAAgtgataatttaaataaaatattgtgtcAAATAAGTTATAGTAAATATTCGTTAATGTAGTGAAAAAACTTCTTTCTTGACGTTCAAACAAGTTTTAATtagtaacattttaaaattgcCTTATCGATGTTCACGGCCCTAAGACTGATCAACTAGTCAACAACTTTTCCCCTTCTCTTTGGTTTTATAAAGAGATTAATGAGCATTTTTTACACTGAattaaatgtaaattatttttgcatGATCGATTaagtagttattataaaaattaataaatttattatatatgttagtGTGTAACCGAatgataacataattttttttacaatgttagtttatatattattttctcttcGGATTATGCTGTACAGTATTTGTTGATTTCGATTTGTTTGTAGGGTGGAGTTAGTTCTATTTTTTCTAACGCAAtggaataaaagttaaaaatttgagagttttatttttacttctatAATAGAATTATTGATGATCGAACTTAAATTCTCATGCATATTATTTTGCTAAACTCTCACGAGATCAACTTAGTGGATATAAATTTGGagaaaatttaacacaaaaattactgtttttattcttaattataagatattattaattaatttatgcttattaaaaatgtttgttaatttaattattaacattaaatttatctataactataatattttttaaatttatccttATAAACTTATACATCTTCAATTTCcatagaaaggaaaagaaataatttaggatattttaattaaaaataattaatagacaagataattaaaataattttataaaaaagataattttttctctcaaaattatgttttataaataGAGACCAAGGggaaagttaaaatatttagaCAAAACATAATagttaccattttttttttcacagagTTACTACAACTTAAATGATAGCAGTACAAATTAagcaaacaataaataataataatataacgaTTCATTTTGGATATACATAGTCTATGCTACCCGATTTTAATGAAAGGTGCTGTCCGTATCTgtgtaaacattaattaatctaTCTTTTTAGTCAGGTAAGGCGGATCATTTACGATGGAGCAGAAGattcaaaaagatatttctCAGACTAAAGATAATCATATCTCAATTTGCACATCTTGTTATTTGTTCACGGCTAAATCAACTCGTTAGGTACAAATTCAAACTAAATGGTCAAAGGTAATCCATGGACTTTCTTCACATGCTTCGGTCCATTtgtgtacatatttttatttttataaagaaacattttaattaattaaaatatatattaaaaatcattattattaaatagaattctcagtaaaaaaaatagtcttttccataaatttataaaattagcattaaaaaatgcttattcttagagaaaaaaaatcttatcctAAACATTTTAAACATTATCACAAATCTTtgataatgatttatttttcatacgaaataagtgttttttcgaGATTCCTTTTAATATTGGTCCCATGGTGGATTTATATTGTTATGAACTACTTACTACTACACTTGGCGTCAAACTTTACCGATAAAAGAAGAAACTTTTGAATTGTTTATAAATAGTTAACTATACAATTATAGACAGGGTAATTCGGTTTGGTTTCAAAGaatgatttgatttaatttggttTGAAAGTTTTGCTAGTGGTATATTTACTGTTGGTTCCCCGCCTCATGTATGTTTAGAGTTGAAAGTCGAAACCTCTTGAGATTGCATCATTTAAGCGCTTACAGTACCCCTCGGCTCAAATGAATTTGTCAGGAAACTTTTTTCCTCTAATACATATCACCATAATCTGATTTGTAGTACCACGATCTGGAACAGATATTCTCCTCCCCACGTTTTTATCAATAGAATCCAACACTCCTTGtaaatttgaaatatgaaaGTTTTAATACTTGATGTTATTTTGGTATTTCTCATGGTCTAAAACTCGATCTCATGTAATTTACAATCTTTGGCTTTGTTTGTTTCATTTCTTTgcctaaaatataattaattgacgGGTTTGATTTCATGCACTTTCTGTCACAAGGAAAGGTAACATTTaaaagttttcaattttaaattttgactgCTTGAAGGGAAGCTAGGTAGGAAGGCAACATGATGATGAAGACAATTTCCTCTACTGGTTTGTAAGTTTGCCTTGCTAGAGTTCTGAACATGGAAGAAATGTTTGTTGGATTTACTGCTTAAATTCGTGAAGGACCACTTGAaaagtaatgatatatatacacacacttgCAAGAAAAATTTCAGATAGGTGGGGCGCGGTCATTGCATGAATCTTTGGGTCTAGGTTTTGAAAATATCGAATGTGTCTCATATCATTTCCTTCATAATACCAACCAGCTAGTCAAGGCCAGCTGCAGTAGTGTGGTCCATGAATATCACCTGATTTTAATGCCTAGCTAGCCCTCTTATTAGGTTgtgtcttctttctcctttataTCCATTTCAGGTGTGTGGTGGGGGAAGCACTGATCAGCTTGTGGACAACATCAGCCCCTCTAACTATTGTTTCTTTTTGCCATTTACACATATATGCTGCTCCAAATCAAGACCCAGCCCTTAATTACCAAGTAATTAAAACAGCtggtaattattattatttcaaccGTTAAAGCTAGCTAGCTTTTTGACCTGTACTAGTAGTATGTATATATACTTTTCTCTCAGCTTTAAACTAGATAGTAATCAATAACCCCCaccactattttttaaaaaaaaaatgtaaaacagtTAATTGCTTCTGCATATTAATTTGGAGAACACTTTGTTTTACCTAGCTAACTAGTTAACTATCTTATAAAGGAATCACTCATTAGAGATGGAGCTATAGTGTTTGGATTCAAAGAAAACGCATCTAAAGCCAACAGAGAATATAATGATGAATGTGAGACATACATTAAGAAAATTCAAGTTCATAtatttctccacttttttcatgAAAAGGACTATGTATATGTAATCTATGAGATATAGCAACTTTCAAAGAATAAAACAACAAGTGGGGGGTCGAGTCTATCTCAGCTTAGATTGCAAAAAACCCTAATGATAGATACTGATAGCAACCCTTCCTTGATGCAAGTCTAAGTCCCCTGGGTAGAATTTTACCCCCAGAAGGAGGCATTGAGCTATTGTGGACCATACACGAACTGTTCTCAAACATGCCCCCCCTCTTTAAGCACAATAACCACGCAAAATGTCTACGTACCCTATGCCTTGTCTTGCTTTCTTTCTGGTATAAATGTCATCTTTCATTCTTAGGGCAACCTTTAATGCTCAAAGATTTGTACTGTACATTTGATGGACATCCTTTGTTGGTAAAGATTTTCTTTtgagatattaattaattatttttttcagtgTATTTGACTGatattgtttgaatatttttggaCCCTTTGTTGATAGCTCTAGCTagggcaaaacaaaaaaaaactagatgCAGAAGTATCATATATCTATGCAACATCATATTTTtgcaataaaattatataataactagCATAAATgaaatagtcattttttttatatatctctTCATCATATAATTCACTTTATCACatgtttctttttatctcttatttgttgtatatatttattatattaatataaattctcTATAGATTACTAAAtaggaataattaatacaaaagcAACATGTTTCCGAATCACATATCTTTGCCCTTTTCTAATTCTGTCCTATCATTTCCCAAGTCTCAACCAAACCAGATTAAGTTAAGCCCCCCCCCCCGCCCCCCCCCTCCACACTCACTCTCACACTCTCTTTTTTTAAAGTCACGAGACCCACTGTCCAATTATTCATTCAATTTTTGTGTGGGGGGGCGGGGGgagataagagagagagagagagtggcaGAGGAACTGATAGAGAACTTTCAAAGCTCTTTATCTTCTACCATCACTCAACCAGCCTCTATATTGCAGTCTCAAACTGAAagtctaaatttttttgtaaaaagctTTAGTTTTATCCCTACCCCCACCCCATCTGAAAGAAAGAGTGTTTGCCTCACATCATTTTTCCCctttctgtctctctctctgtcGGTACCATGTAGGTCTTCCCCCACTACTACACCTTCACACCCTTCTTTTCTTCctcctctttctccttctctaaACCCTTtaactttctctctcttatgactttgttgttccttTACAGGAGACCAGAACGAAACCCCTTAGATCTTAACAATTTGCCCGATGAGTACTCTAGAGATGGCAAACAAGTCCTCGAAGACCATACCTCTTCATCCGGTAAACTTCATGATcataccaatatatatatatatgcacgcTGAAATATCAAaggaacactttttttttctttctatttaccGAATTCTATTTCACAATCACACACCACCATGGGAAGCCTTTCACTTTTCACAGGAAACAAAGTTGAACACTGCCCGTGGTTTGTTACCCATCCCTGTGGTATATTCCTTGACCATGAAACAGTGTTCACCacacttttttttcctcatttttttattctttttgttttgtccttgtatacgtttcttttctttttttgtttcttctccttttcctcTTCTACTTCGTTATAGTATCTCTTAAAAgttatggaaaaaataaaataagaaaaacataaaagtagTTAGGTGATAGAAtagaacttaaaaaaaagaaaagtagttGTTTGGGGGCGAGCGGtaagttaattaattgaattgatttgatGGAGGATTTGGGTAATCGAGAATGGGGAGTTAAAGGCAAAGAAGGGTGTCATGGAAGTTGCTTTAATTGGATGGTTATAGTTGCAGGTTGCAGGAAAAAGAAAAGCGGCGGGAAGGATGGAAAAGACGAGTGTGGGAAGGTCTACGAGTGTAGATTTTGTTCCCTCAAGTTCTGCAAGTCTCAGGCTCTTGGGGGACACATGAACCGCCACCGCCAAGGCTAGTACCACCTATAttattatactttatattttcttcctcttttcttttaCCACTCCTTCTCACAAGAACCAAATCTCTTCTGGCCGTTAATGATTTGGCCATGAAAGCTTGTCATTTCAATCACAAAATGTTGTGTTGTTGGATTGCTGAAATTCGATCATCGAGAGGGCCCCTtcagctgttttttttttttctttttgctttgctttattatttgtttttgtgattGTTTTGAGCAGAGAGGGAAACGGAGACGCTGAACCAGGCTCGTCAACTGGTCTTTCGTTGTGATCATAACATTGCTGCACAAGGTGCCCCTCACTTAGGGTATGCACCCATTACTTCCATGCAGCGATTCTCTTcctatttcttcttcttgttcaacatttatatatttcatttctcAAATACTTGTTTTTCTGTGGGTTCTTTAGCGTTTGTTAACGTTGTTTTTTCAAGGTATAACACATAATATTTGGGTACTCAGCATGACACTGTTTGATACTGCGATTTATTTGTGATAATATTCAATTCAGATGCTGCCAAACAATAGGAACGGGGGGTTATCATCCCTCAGGAGACCCAACAGTGCCTCTAAGATTCCCAAGATACTTCTCAGGTTCATCCTCAACTCACATGCCACCATCCCCGCCACCGCCGCCGCCACCGCAACGACCATACCTATACCCTTCACCTACGAGGCCAGTGTCATTTGGGTCATCACACTTCCCTCTCCAGCATGCAGTGAACGATTACTATGTGGGCCACGTGATGAGTGGTGGCAGCCACGGACACTATGTTGGAGGAGAGAGCACAAGGAGTTACACGTGCATTGGTGCACCGGTGGGGCAAGGTGGCGGATTCGCTGGTGGTAAGGAGGGGTCTGCAGTGCAGGAGGAAGGGTTGAGTACTTGGGGAAGGGGCTATTCAGGTGCACAGGATCGTTTGGATCCTCCCTCAGCGATCAATCGGTTTCAAGATGGTTTCTAAAGAGATGAGAGATTCTTTGTTTGAGtggtttttggtttgtgttatGTTTCTGTTATG
It includes:
- the LN gene encoding zinc finger protein JAGGED isoform X1, which produces MRPERNPLDLNNLPDEYSRDGKQVLEDHTSSSVAGCRKKKSGGKDGKDECGKVYECRFCSLKFCKSQALGGHMNRHRQERETETLNQARQLVFRCDHNIAAQGAPHLGCCQTIGTGGYHPSGDPTVPLRFPRYFSGSSSTHMPPSPPPPPPPQRPYLYPSPTRPVSFGSSHFPLQHAVNDYYVGHVMSGGSHGHYVGGESTRSYTCIGAPVGQGGGFAGGKEGSAVQEEGLSTWGRGYSGAQDRLDPPSAINRFQDGF
- the LN gene encoding zinc finger protein JAGGED isoform X2, with amino-acid sequence MRPERNPLDLNNLPDEYSRDGKQVLEDHTSSSGCRKKKSGGKDGKDECGKVYECRFCSLKFCKSQALGGHMNRHRQERETETLNQARQLVFRCDHNIAAQGAPHLGCCQTIGTGGYHPSGDPTVPLRFPRYFSGSSSTHMPPSPPPPPPPQRPYLYPSPTRPVSFGSSHFPLQHAVNDYYVGHVMSGGSHGHYVGGESTRSYTCIGAPVGQGGGFAGGKEGSAVQEEGLSTWGRGYSGAQDRLDPPSAINRFQDGF
- the LN gene encoding zinc finger protein JAGGED isoform X3 encodes the protein MGSLSLFTGNKVEHCPWFVTHPCGCRKKKSGGKDGKDECGKVYECRFCSLKFCKSQALGGHMNRHRQERETETLNQARQLVFRCDHNIAAQGAPHLGCCQTIGTGGYHPSGDPTVPLRFPRYFSGSSSTHMPPSPPPPPPPQRPYLYPSPTRPVSFGSSHFPLQHAVNDYYVGHVMSGGSHGHYVGGESTRSYTCIGAPVGQGGGFAGGKEGSAVQEEGLSTWGRGYSGAQDRLDPPSAINRFQDGF